One region of Bdellovibrio bacteriovorus genomic DNA includes:
- a CDS encoding GYF domain-containing protein — MAKQYYLSNNGTHIGPYTHETVLKKIEAQEHQWTDYVYDDNVGEWMMLLEHPEFATKLAQKPAVRPGASPAPAPKNLKDKEWFILKEGNNYGPFCRLELVQMLQEKTLFEYDYIWHAKLPAWKRVAEVEEFSSQSIRGMKESKDADVAEIFFRRRHARASYGASLIVHNNKTVFRGQALEISAGGAGVLIDTPNLQPGQSLFLHFQPGDGVPPFNAVCQIVSKQFVKDAAPDSESVKYGVKFTTLSQSVRESIKNFTTKAA; from the coding sequence ATGGCAAAACAGTACTATTTATCTAACAATGGGACCCATATTGGACCGTATACGCATGAGACGGTTCTTAAAAAGATCGAGGCCCAGGAACATCAATGGACAGATTACGTTTACGACGACAACGTCGGCGAATGGATGATGTTGTTAGAGCACCCCGAGTTTGCAACCAAGCTAGCCCAAAAGCCTGCGGTTCGTCCTGGCGCTTCTCCGGCTCCGGCACCTAAGAACCTCAAAGACAAAGAGTGGTTCATTCTGAAGGAAGGCAATAACTACGGCCCTTTCTGCAGACTGGAGCTTGTGCAAATGCTGCAAGAAAAAACTCTTTTTGAATACGACTACATTTGGCACGCAAAACTTCCGGCATGGAAACGTGTCGCTGAAGTGGAAGAGTTTTCGTCACAAAGTATCCGCGGAATGAAAGAATCCAAAGATGCCGATGTGGCAGAGATCTTTTTCCGTCGCCGTCATGCGCGAGCTTCTTACGGCGCTTCTTTGATCGTTCATAATAACAAAACCGTTTTCCGTGGTCAGGCGCTTGAAATCAGCGCAGGCGGAGCTGGTGTTCTTATCGACACTCCGAATTTGCAACCGGGTCAGTCTCTCTTCTTGCATTTCCAACCGGGTGATGGGGTTCCTCCTTTCAATGCTGTCTGCCAGATCGTCAGCAAGCAGTTTGTGAAAGATGCGGCTCCGGATTCTGAATCTGTGAAGTACGGTGTGAAGTTCACGACCCTCAGTCAGTCGGTCCGTGAAAGCATTAAGAACTTTACTACAAAAGCAGCTTAA
- a CDS encoding tail fiber domain-containing protein produces the protein MKYTGTFLFIFLFLTAAWAGPNSLTYQGRILRADGSPLEFNNVSFQFEITSPDGLCVLYREQVNGINMTNSGGVFDVAIGSGSKSFPTDASFKLLDAFVNSGSLACYGSSNYSPSYDDIRRLRVQFHDGSGWKVISPDSEIRSVPFAGYSYSATKLGTNSASDFLLKAGIPTCASGTFLSWNGSALTCSGVAGASGGTVTDVTSANSYLTIVNGTSTPTLTLNVGTAANTVAAGNDPRLSDARIPTGAAGGDLSSTYPNPTVAKIQGVAVSTTAPNSGEYLKYNGAQWLPAVITSSDVSGLAATLSGYVTQSYFSAAVASANCAQHQTMYWEAATNSFKCLAINVSVAGDVSGSIGSVSVDKIKGVALDFSVAPTSGQTLKFNGTSWAPANDNNGGGTITALTGDVTASGSGSVTATVNSVGGSTAANIHSATQAANAATDANTASTIVKRDASGNFIANNATLNRVVLKDSGSNTVTLQAPTAVSTSYVLKFPSAQSGANQLLLNDGAGNLSWTNLSSVGVTSVGVTSPIVNSGTASAPTIGIQQANGSQAGYLSSADWTSFNSKLSTTLNSGNIWIGNGSNVATAVTPAGDVTISTTGATLVGKIQGTGVVSTTPTATNNIFKYNGTNWAPGFIGVADIRSTAAGNVQFFPTTCSAAQTLNWESATDKYICTNIAIGDSQITYASKAAKTFLAAPTAGGVPSFRTIASSDLPTTGADGAYINGGNSFGANATLGVNDAFGLDIETNNVARVSIGSTGKVGVNASGASSQLQVHGAASVQTDYAIATFQDSSNNGLSFGVDTSNGWSWLYSRTAGVSPRPIALFAHNTNQTPDLLVDNGQVGVGTGSPQAPLHVVGNANGGILVQKSSNDNGGATIVFAKSRGTNTARTPAQSGDRLMGLYGSGAYDATNISNNSAAIQFLAAENFTSTAQGTSIDFGTTPIGGTARQTRMTILPSGQIAVGAITAPAGMLSNTTINLGDSGTIAAINGNGIGPGGLQWEAAGTGYATTLFNSTNLANAHGLQLYTASSDANVNVLYARANGNARFSIKGNGYVGVNTASPRETMEINKGHFLHTGGDLVHFFNSYHNGTQRYGGYGGASGYAGGIGFSPSTGTLYLTTSSAAGAADVAVSGSGNHVQLDRLGNLGIGGGAPRKLSVTGDGAYFYNPSGNVVQEFQSAGGYLFRLQSSPAGFDIFDASSNANRLTILNNGNVGIGTAGPSYNLHVIGSAGLSSGTAWINASDIRLKDIKGDYEYGLNEILKLHTVRFNYKKGNPLGLPSDHRMTGFIAQEVQKVIPDAVRTRADGYLELNVDPIHWATVNAVQELYGICKQSEEQMKSVDARLQRHDREIASLKEENRLLKEQLEKQSKDLEEIKKKLGL, from the coding sequence ATGAAATACACCGGCACGTTCTTATTCATATTTCTGTTTCTAACGGCGGCGTGGGCAGGGCCCAATTCGCTGACTTATCAAGGGCGTATTCTGCGTGCTGACGGTTCTCCGCTTGAATTTAATAACGTCAGTTTTCAGTTTGAAATCACAAGTCCCGATGGTCTTTGCGTTCTTTACCGCGAACAAGTGAATGGCATTAACATGACAAATTCTGGTGGCGTGTTTGACGTCGCCATCGGCAGTGGCAGCAAAAGCTTTCCGACCGACGCCTCTTTTAAACTCTTAGATGCCTTTGTGAACTCAGGCTCCTTAGCCTGTTATGGAAGTTCTAATTACAGCCCAAGTTATGATGATATTCGACGCTTGCGCGTGCAGTTTCATGATGGTTCCGGTTGGAAAGTCATTTCGCCGGATTCTGAAATCCGCTCGGTCCCTTTTGCGGGCTATTCGTATTCCGCAACAAAGCTAGGTACGAATAGCGCTTCTGACTTTCTCTTGAAAGCCGGAATTCCTACGTGTGCCTCGGGAACTTTTTTATCGTGGAATGGCTCGGCATTAACATGCTCTGGTGTCGCGGGCGCGAGCGGAGGAACGGTCACCGATGTGACGTCTGCTAATTCTTACTTAACTATCGTCAATGGGACATCCACTCCCACGCTCACGTTGAATGTTGGAACTGCAGCTAACACCGTAGCCGCTGGTAATGATCCACGTCTTTCAGATGCGCGTATTCCCACGGGCGCAGCCGGTGGAGATTTAAGTTCCACTTATCCCAATCCCACAGTAGCAAAAATTCAGGGCGTGGCGGTTTCTACCACCGCTCCTAACAGCGGCGAATATTTAAAATACAACGGAGCTCAATGGCTTCCGGCGGTCATTACTAGTTCCGATGTCTCAGGACTGGCTGCGACCTTAAGCGGTTATGTTACGCAATCGTATTTTAGTGCCGCAGTCGCAAGTGCGAACTGTGCTCAGCACCAAACAATGTATTGGGAAGCGGCGACAAACAGTTTTAAGTGTCTGGCGATCAACGTCAGTGTTGCAGGTGATGTCAGTGGATCTATTGGTTCAGTCAGCGTAGATAAAATCAAAGGCGTGGCTCTCGATTTTTCCGTGGCCCCTACTTCAGGACAAACATTGAAGTTTAATGGTACAAGTTGGGCTCCCGCTAACGACAATAACGGTGGCGGAACTATCACGGCACTGACTGGCGATGTGACGGCGAGCGGCTCAGGTTCGGTGACGGCAACAGTGAATTCTGTCGGCGGCTCGACGGCGGCAAATATTCATAGCGCGACTCAAGCCGCTAATGCGGCAACGGACGCGAACACGGCTTCAACGATTGTTAAAAGAGACGCCTCCGGAAACTTTATTGCGAACAATGCAACGCTAAACCGAGTCGTCTTAAAAGATTCTGGCTCTAACACGGTGACTTTACAGGCACCAACGGCAGTCTCTACGAGCTATGTACTTAAATTTCCGTCAGCGCAAAGTGGCGCCAATCAATTGCTTTTAAATGACGGGGCAGGAAATCTTTCTTGGACAAACCTTTCTTCTGTGGGCGTGACCAGTGTGGGTGTGACTTCGCCGATTGTAAATTCGGGAACGGCATCGGCGCCGACCATCGGAATTCAACAGGCCAATGGTTCGCAAGCGGGTTACCTTTCCAGTGCCGATTGGACAAGCTTCAATAGTAAATTGAGCACAACACTCAATTCAGGAAACATCTGGATTGGCAACGGATCGAATGTTGCGACGGCCGTAACACCTGCGGGAGACGTCACGATCTCAACAACGGGCGCGACTTTGGTGGGAAAAATTCAGGGCACCGGCGTTGTCAGTACAACACCGACAGCGACAAACAATATTTTTAAATACAACGGAACAAATTGGGCACCGGGATTTATTGGCGTCGCGGATATTCGCTCTACGGCGGCGGGAAATGTGCAATTCTTCCCTACGACTTGCAGTGCCGCGCAAACTTTGAATTGGGAATCTGCGACGGATAAATATATTTGTACAAACATTGCTATTGGTGATTCGCAAATCACTTACGCTTCCAAAGCGGCGAAAACATTCTTGGCAGCCCCTACAGCCGGTGGCGTTCCATCTTTTAGAACGATCGCCTCTTCCGATCTTCCCACGACAGGCGCTGATGGAGCTTATATCAACGGAGGAAACTCTTTTGGTGCAAATGCGACCCTCGGCGTGAATGATGCCTTTGGGCTAGACATTGAAACTAACAACGTGGCTCGTGTTTCCATCGGCAGCACTGGGAAAGTCGGTGTGAATGCTTCAGGCGCCTCATCTCAGCTTCAAGTCCACGGCGCCGCGAGTGTTCAAACTGACTATGCAATTGCGACTTTCCAAGATTCTTCAAACAATGGCTTAAGCTTCGGTGTCGATACGTCAAATGGTTGGAGCTGGTTGTATTCGCGAACGGCTGGAGTTTCTCCCCGTCCGATCGCTCTTTTTGCTCACAACACAAATCAAACACCGGATCTTTTGGTTGATAACGGGCAAGTCGGTGTGGGAACTGGATCTCCGCAAGCTCCTTTGCACGTTGTCGGAAATGCCAATGGCGGCATTCTTGTTCAAAAAAGTTCCAATGATAATGGTGGCGCCACAATAGTTTTTGCCAAATCTCGTGGGACAAACACGGCGCGCACACCCGCTCAATCGGGCGACCGCTTGATGGGACTTTATGGATCTGGCGCCTACGATGCGACGAACATTTCTAATAACTCCGCGGCCATTCAATTTCTTGCCGCTGAAAATTTCACAAGTACGGCGCAAGGGACGAGCATTGATTTTGGAACGACGCCGATTGGCGGCACGGCTCGACAAACACGAATGACCATTCTTCCTTCAGGCCAGATTGCCGTCGGAGCAATCACGGCTCCCGCCGGTATGCTTTCAAATACGACCATCAACCTTGGGGACTCGGGAACTATTGCGGCGATCAACGGAAATGGGATCGGTCCTGGAGGACTGCAATGGGAAGCTGCGGGTACCGGATATGCGACGACACTTTTTAACTCGACCAATTTAGCAAATGCTCATGGACTCCAACTTTACACCGCTTCAAGCGATGCTAACGTGAACGTTCTGTACGCTCGCGCCAATGGCAATGCAAGATTTTCTATCAAAGGAAACGGATACGTCGGGGTTAATACTGCCAGCCCTCGAGAAACAATGGAAATTAATAAAGGACACTTCCTGCACACCGGTGGGGATTTAGTTCATTTCTTCAATAGCTATCATAACGGTACTCAGAGATACGGTGGTTATGGTGGGGCTTCGGGTTATGCGGGCGGTATTGGATTCAGTCCGTCGACAGGCACTCTTTATTTAACGACGTCTTCAGCTGCCGGCGCTGCGGATGTCGCTGTATCTGGCTCCGGCAACCACGTCCAACTTGATAGATTGGGTAACTTAGGAATTGGCGGCGGAGCTCCTAGAAAACTGAGCGTGACCGGTGACGGGGCCTACTTTTACAACCCTTCGGGCAATGTCGTGCAAGAGTTCCAAAGTGCAGGAGGATATTTATTCCGTTTGCAATCAAGTCCTGCAGGCTTTGATATTTTCGACGCCTCTTCGAATGCCAACAGACTGACAATTCTTAATAACGGAAATGTGGGAATCGGAACTGCGGGTCCCTCTTACAACCTTCACGTTATCGGTAGTGCGGGCTTAAGCTCAGGAACAGCATGGATCAATGCCTCGGACATCCGATTGAAAGATATTAAAGGCGACTATGAGTACGGATTGAATGAAATTCTGAAACTACACACAGTTCGCTTCAACTATAAAAAAGGAAATCCTTTGGGACTTCCATCTGACCACAGGATGACGGGTTTCATTGCTCAGGAAGTTCAGAAAGTTATTCCTGATGCGGTAAGAACTCGAGCGGACGGCTATCTTGAATTGAACGTCGATCCGATTCACTGGGCCACAGTCAACGCGGTTCAAGAGCTTTACGGCATTTGCAAGCAGTCTGAAGAACAAATGAAATCCGTAGATGCCCGTTTGCAACGTCATGATCGTGAGATTGCGTCTTTAAAAGAAGAAAATCGTCTTTTAAAAGAGCAGCTTGAAAAACAAAGCAAAGATCTTGAAGAGATCAAGAAGAAGTTAGGCCTTTAA
- a CDS encoding ABC transporter ATP-binding protein, producing MSENFMHEDLVKTKITYPELFRRLWPYARKEKLLLFSAIAAVAGGAAVARMIPFLVGYAIDHGVKEKDYSVFINVAYAYLALEICRSIFSFGNVYLFQRFGNRMLFHLREDLMSHVQRLPLQFFNKTPTGRIVTRLTNDVMSLGELFSEGVIAVFTQSVVIVSVVVALSLISWKLTLVSLILAPFFIGASIYLSNRIREILREQKKKLSLINAFLAENLNGIKVVQLYNRVTRNRELFGALSTDYRDTNMRSIRAYALMQPIMNLFNATTITSALYFGGLLSAQNSIAIGSLVAFLMNIQDFIPPLREILEKYQQFQNSLTSAERIFTLMDEKKEFELENLHSPQVVQGDIEIRDLTFQYEPELPAVLKNISLHIKAGESIALVGRTGSGKSTFISLLQRFYDAPEKSIYVDGVALERIARHEIRHHVGVVQQDNFIFRGTIRDNIGLGDPKVTDEQIQRACEKTGYMSLLLRTGRDLSSTVDERGANLSVGERQLIAFARILAFNPDILILDEATANIDSESEHIIQEATKEITKGRTSIIIAHRLSTIEQCDRIVVLNQGEVAEVGSHAELMKAQGLYYQFASLGLKSTLMDASAAGTAEP from the coding sequence ATGAGTGAAAATTTCATGCATGAAGATCTAGTCAAAACTAAGATCACCTACCCCGAATTATTCCGTCGCCTGTGGCCTTACGCACGCAAGGAAAAGCTTTTGCTATTTTCAGCCATCGCCGCTGTCGCCGGTGGCGCGGCCGTCGCTCGTATGATCCCATTCCTAGTGGGATATGCGATCGATCACGGTGTGAAAGAAAAAGACTATAGCGTTTTTATTAATGTCGCTTATGCGTATTTGGCTTTAGAAATCTGCCGTTCGATCTTTTCTTTCGGAAACGTGTACCTGTTTCAGCGATTCGGAAACCGCATGCTTTTTCACTTGCGTGAAGATCTGATGTCGCACGTCCAGCGCCTGCCTCTGCAGTTCTTTAATAAAACCCCGACAGGACGAATAGTGACTCGCCTGACAAATGATGTGATGTCTTTAGGGGAACTTTTTTCTGAAGGCGTTATTGCGGTCTTTACTCAAAGCGTGGTTATCGTTTCTGTCGTGGTGGCCCTGTCTTTGATTTCTTGGAAACTCACTTTGGTTTCTTTGATCTTAGCTCCGTTTTTTATTGGCGCTTCGATCTACTTGAGCAATCGCATTCGCGAGATCTTACGCGAACAAAAGAAGAAACTTTCTTTGATCAATGCTTTCTTAGCGGAAAATCTGAACGGCATTAAAGTCGTTCAGTTGTACAATCGTGTCACCCGCAATCGGGAGCTGTTCGGAGCACTCTCCACCGATTATCGTGATACAAACATGCGTTCGATCCGTGCGTATGCGCTGATGCAGCCGATTATGAACCTGTTTAATGCCACGACAATCACTTCAGCATTGTACTTCGGTGGTTTATTAAGTGCGCAAAATTCAATCGCGATTGGCTCTTTGGTGGCTTTCTTGATGAACATTCAGGACTTCATCCCACCTCTGCGCGAAATCTTAGAAAAGTATCAACAGTTTCAAAACTCTTTAACCAGTGCTGAGCGTATATTCACGCTCATGGACGAAAAGAAAGAGTTTGAACTAGAGAACCTTCACAGTCCCCAAGTCGTTCAAGGCGATATTGAAATTCGCGATCTGACATTTCAATACGAGCCCGAGCTTCCTGCGGTATTAAAGAACATCTCTTTACATATCAAAGCCGGTGAATCGATAGCTCTCGTGGGAAGAACTGGAAGCGGAAAGTCCACTTTCATCTCTTTACTTCAGCGCTTTTACGATGCTCCGGAAAAGTCGATTTATGTCGATGGCGTCGCTTTAGAACGTATTGCCCGTCATGAAATCCGTCATCACGTGGGCGTCGTGCAACAGGATAACTTTATTTTCCGTGGCACGATTCGCGACAATATCGGACTCGGCGACCCAAAGGTCACGGACGAACAGATTCAAAGAGCCTGTGAAAAAACGGGATATATGTCGTTGCTTCTGCGCACAGGACGCGATCTTTCAAGTACCGTCGATGAACGCGGCGCCAATCTTTCTGTCGGCGAAAGACAGCTTATTGCCTTCGCTAGGATTCTGGCATTCAACCCCGATATTCTTATCTTGGATGAAGCGACAGCAAATATTGATTCTGAAAGTGAGCACATCATTCAGGAGGCGACAAAAGAAATCACCAAAGGCCGTACTAGCATTATCATAGCTCACCGTCTTTCAACGATTGAGCAGTGCGATCGCATTGTTGTTTTAAATCAGGGTGAAGTGGCCGAGGTGGGCTCTCACGCAGAATTGATGAAAGCCCAAGGACTGTATTATCAGTTTGCTTCTTTAGGTTTGAAATCCACTTTGATGGATGCATCCGCTGCTGGCACGGCGGAACCATAG
- a CDS encoding helix-turn-helix domain-containing protein: MSQIDQFLNSLKRALKAKNVLYRDLAKPLGLSESSVKRILSNKSLSLERLEEICRVADISFSEVVKSANLEEANQAVTLSDEQEKALAENARLLHYFMMLQEGKTPQKIERDYQIASSESKKYLFQLDRLNLIELHPRDKVKFKRQGFLRFRRDGPVGKALFDQTKTSYLSYDFRPEDYIRFSFLKISPPALAKYKAKLERILLEMQEESRFEGEHNVPVQDTGVLLSFRPWQYSYMGAIKKKEGKED, encoded by the coding sequence ATGTCGCAAATTGACCAGTTTTTAAACTCACTCAAACGCGCTTTAAAAGCGAAGAATGTTCTATATCGTGACTTGGCGAAACCCTTGGGTTTAAGCGAATCCAGCGTAAAGCGCATTCTTTCCAACAAGAGTTTAAGTCTTGAACGCCTGGAAGAAATCTGTCGCGTGGCCGATATCAGTTTTTCTGAAGTCGTGAAATCCGCAAATCTGGAAGAGGCCAATCAAGCGGTCACGCTTTCCGACGAACAAGAAAAGGCCCTCGCGGAAAATGCGCGCCTTCTGCATTACTTCATGATGTTACAAGAGGGAAAGACTCCACAGAAGATTGAGCGCGACTATCAGATCGCCAGTTCTGAATCGAAAAAATATCTTTTCCAATTAGACCGATTGAATTTGATCGAGCTTCATCCTCGCGACAAAGTAAAGTTCAAGCGCCAAGGCTTTTTGCGTTTTCGTCGCGATGGACCTGTAGGTAAAGCCTTGTTCGATCAAACAAAGACCAGCTATTTGAGTTACGATTTTAGACCCGAAGACTACATTCGCTTTTCGTTTCTAAAAATCAGTCCTCCGGCGCTGGCCAAGTACAAAGCAAAACTCGAGCGCATTTTGTTAGAGATGCAAGAGGAGTCACGCTTTGAAGGGGAGCACAACGTGCCCGTGCAAGACACGGGTGTCTTGTTATCCTTCCGCCCTTGGCAGTATTCGTATATGGGTGCTATTAAAAAGAAAGAGGGTAAAGAAGATTAG
- a CDS encoding ABC transporter ATP-binding protein: protein MQSATENSSLFNRPLWFYIKNNPRAFSLGMLFLLITNALDGIYPLIMKTAIDQIETKVPLDDIGKTCAMFFAIMAGLAVSRYGWRAYFGKFHTFAAEHIRQKLFRHVTSLGPNFFHKNQVGELMSLLTNDVQSFRQAIGPGLLILADGIIIIGVVLPIMISLNWEWTWKTLVFLPIVPFLIWRVMRLIHSNYKTQQDRFSELTGVAQETVGGIRVIKSFAQEDNRTTLFNSVSSAFEKACNKVARIDAFFIPVMEFGVTSGSVILLFVARDDIYSGAVTIGTFVAFHRYIQKMVWPMTALGMGFSYFQKGYASFDRIKEVLQTETDIPDLGKHELTSFQTLEFKNVSYKHKGSSVYVLKNVSFTLNAGESLGIMGPVGAGKTTILNLLSRMYPLEEGQILINGHPIENITQESLRRTFLLVPQEAFLFSESISDNVSFGLKARAADEDIVRMTEVVDLTTEIESLPHKFESQLGERGVNLSGGQKQRLTIARGLIMKTPVLVLDDSLSAVDTQTEKAIEAELSKSHSTMSRIIVAHRLSSLKAVNKLLILKDGQVEALGPYNEVLEKSPTFQKIVQIQGKGDHHE, encoded by the coding sequence ATGCAATCTGCGACAGAGAACTCCTCTTTATTTAATCGTCCTCTTTGGTTCTACATTAAAAACAATCCCCGAGCCTTCAGCTTGGGGATGCTTTTTTTGTTGATCACCAATGCCCTGGACGGAATTTATCCGTTGATTATGAAAACGGCAATTGATCAGATCGAAACAAAAGTTCCGCTCGATGACATCGGTAAAACATGCGCGATGTTTTTCGCGATCATGGCAGGTTTAGCTGTCAGTCGTTATGGCTGGCGCGCGTACTTCGGAAAGTTTCACACTTTCGCAGCCGAACATATTCGTCAAAAACTTTTCCGCCACGTCACCTCGTTAGGACCTAACTTCTTCCACAAAAACCAAGTGGGCGAATTGATGAGTCTTCTTACAAATGACGTTCAATCTTTCCGCCAAGCCATCGGCCCGGGACTTTTAATTCTCGCAGACGGCATTATCATTATCGGCGTGGTGCTGCCGATCATGATTTCTTTGAACTGGGAATGGACTTGGAAAACCCTGGTGTTCTTGCCGATCGTTCCCTTTTTAATTTGGCGAGTGATGCGCCTAATTCATTCAAACTACAAAACTCAACAAGACCGTTTCTCTGAGCTGACTGGTGTTGCGCAAGAAACCGTGGGCGGCATCCGCGTTATCAAAAGTTTTGCTCAGGAAGACAATCGTACAACGCTTTTCAATAGCGTCAGCTCCGCTTTTGAAAAAGCCTGTAACAAAGTCGCACGCATTGATGCGTTCTTTATTCCTGTGATGGAGTTCGGTGTCACCTCGGGCAGCGTGATTCTGCTTTTTGTCGCTCGCGATGATATTTATTCTGGCGCCGTTACTATTGGCACCTTCGTCGCTTTTCATCGTTACATCCAAAAGATGGTTTGGCCTATGACAGCATTGGGCATGGGCTTTTCTTACTTCCAAAAAGGTTATGCCTCTTTTGATCGTATTAAAGAGGTTCTGCAAACAGAGACTGATATTCCCGATCTGGGAAAGCACGAGCTGACTTCGTTCCAAACCTTAGAATTCAAAAACGTGTCTTATAAGCATAAAGGCAGCTCGGTCTACGTTCTTAAAAATGTGTCTTTCACTTTGAACGCCGGTGAATCCTTGGGCATCATGGGGCCTGTTGGTGCCGGTAAAACTACAATACTGAATCTGCTTTCGCGCATGTATCCGCTGGAAGAAGGTCAGATATTGATCAACGGGCACCCTATCGAGAACATCACCCAGGAATCGTTAAGAAGAACTTTCCTCCTGGTCCCGCAAGAGGCTTTCTTATTTAGCGAAAGCATTTCTGACAATGTCAGCTTCGGCCTCAAAGCTCGGGCCGCCGACGAAGACATCGTTCGTATGACTGAAGTTGTCGATTTAACGACTGAAATTGAATCACTTCCGCATAAATTTGAATCCCAACTGGGCGAACGCGGCGTGAATCTTTCAGGCGGACAAAAGCAGCGTCTGACTATCGCGCGTGGATTGATCATGAAAACGCCAGTTCTTGTGCTCGACGATTCATTAAGCGCGGTTGATACGCAGACAGAAAAAGCCATCGAGGCGGAATTAAGCAAAAGTCACTCAACGATGAGTCGTATTATTGTGGCTCACCGTCTTTCATCTTTAAAAGCCGTGAATAAACTTTTGATCTTAAAAGACGGACAAGTCGAAGCTTTGGGTCCTTATAATGAGGTTTTAGAAAAAAGTCCGACATTTCAAAAAATTGTGCAGATTCAAGGAAAGGGGGATCATCATGAGTGA
- a CDS encoding chemotaxis protein CheX, which yields MKTRKNILIVDNKCDLEHQLREPLFKQLENSAVAPILVRAKDGAEAAIKSENQKFDMVIIDTEVPRLMDGGFVYGIHTYKNTQDADVIVISQREETDLPESLQNSKFFKKPVSPGELIDAMISILNIQHHGASKETPPVVAASKYAVDVRVINAVIKATTSVLGQFGVTSVNMGKAGPKSPHEPLMGEVSSVIDIKSQSFQGYLTISFDKGSYLEVVSTMLMEEQTELTQDNQDAVGEINNIIFGNAKAEITNYGVQMTVPRVILGAGQTVHSAPGAAGMMIPFSTGKGHFYLTVVASPIAKVA from the coding sequence ATGAAGACTAGAAAGAATATCCTCATAGTGGACAACAAGTGTGATTTGGAGCACCAGCTCCGCGAACCACTATTTAAACAGCTAGAAAATTCAGCTGTTGCGCCCATCCTTGTACGAGCCAAAGACGGAGCGGAAGCGGCTATCAAATCTGAAAATCAGAAATTCGACATGGTGATCATCGATACGGAAGTTCCCCGTCTGATGGACGGCGGCTTCGTTTATGGCATTCATACTTATAAAAATACGCAAGATGCTGACGTGATCGTGATTTCACAACGTGAAGAAACGGATCTTCCCGAGTCTTTGCAAAATTCGAAATTCTTTAAAAAACCTGTTTCTCCTGGCGAGTTGATTGATGCGATGATTTCAATTTTAAATATTCAGCATCATGGGGCCTCGAAAGAAACACCTCCGGTTGTCGCGGCTTCAAAGTATGCCGTGGATGTGCGCGTGATCAATGCTGTCATCAAAGCCACGACCAGTGTTCTTGGGCAGTTTGGCGTGACGTCAGTCAACATGGGTAAGGCAGGACCAAAATCCCCGCATGAACCTTTGATGGGCGAAGTCTCTTCTGTGATTGATATCAAAAGCCAGTCGTTCCAAGGTTACTTGACGATCTCTTTTGACAAAGGAAGTTACCTTGAAGTTGTTTCGACCATGTTGATGGAAGAGCAAACAGAGCTTACGCAAGACAATCAAGATGCCGTGGGTGAGATCAATAATATCATCTTCGGTAATGCCAAGGCTGAAATCACCAACTACGGTGTGCAGATGACGGTTCCACGCGTGATTTTAGGCGCGGGGCAAACTGTGCACAGTGCTCCGGGAGCTGCGGGCATGATGATTCCGTTTTCAACGGGTAAAGGGCACTTTTATCTGACCGTTGTCGCGTCACCGATAGCTAAAGTCGCTTAA